The Thermoanaerobaculia bacterium region TTCGTCGCGATCAAGGTCCTCCCCGAGTCGCTCGCCAACGATTCTGACGCGCTCGCGCGCTTCGAGCGCGAAGCGCACGCGGTCGCGGCGTTGAATCACCCGAACATCCTGGCAATCCACGACTTCGGGACGGACGGTGGGGTCGCCTACGCCGTCATGGAGCTCCTGGAAGGAGAAA contains the following coding sequences:
- a CDS encoding protein kinase, yielding MTLAAGARLGPYEILAPLGTGGMGEVYKAKDTKLNRFVAIKVLPESLANDSDALARFEREAHAVAALNHPNILAIHDFGTDGGVAYAVMELLEGE